CCGCCGCGGCGACGCTGCCGTCGTGAGCTCGCGCGCCACCAGCTCATGGTGGAGCTGGCTGGTCGTCCAGCCACCGGATGCGAACACCTGGAACGCCCACCGGACCAGTCGGGCTCGTTCCTCGTCGATCTCGACGGTGCGTACCTCCCGCCCGAAGTCGTCGCGCACGCCGACGTTGCGGTAGCCGATCGCCGCCTTCGTCACTGTGCCGCCCTGCGCGGCCTTCTGCGACAAGCCTTTGACGACCTCAGTGGCGAGGTTGCGGGAGTAGAACTCGGCAATCGAGGACATGATGCCGTGCAGCAGCATCCCCGATGGAGTCTCGTCGATGTTCTCCGTCGCAGACACGAGCGTGACGCCGGCGTCCTTGAGTGCGAGGTGGATGGTCACGTCGTCGGCGCGATTGCGGGCGAGCCGGTCGACCTTGTGGACGATGCAGTAGTTCGTCTTGTGCTTCGCGACGTACTGAATCATCCGCATCAGTTCGGGCCGGTCGGCCTTCCGCGCGGACTCGCCAGCGTCGACGAACTCCTCGATGATCGTTGCGCCGAGCTGGTCGGCCTTGCGCTGGTTCGCCTCGCGCTGCGCCGGGATCGAGAAGCCCTCCGCCTGGCCACCCTTCTCCGCCTGCTCCTTCGTGGAGACCCGCAGGTACGAGACGGCGAACGATCCGGGGAACGGGGTTGGCGCTACGAGGCTGTCTATCGCGGTGCGGTCCGCGTCGATGATCGTCATGGCTCTTCTCCACAGTCACTGGTCCTGCCGACGCGGACTTGTGAGAGCGGATGTTGATCGTGAGAAGAGCCCGAAGGCTGTAGGACTAGGCCGAATCGGCCACGTTTACTTTGCCCCGCCGAGGTGAAGCGCTAGGACCACAACATCCGCCATCCGCGACGGATGCCTACATTCTACGACGACGCGCTCGTCGCGGCACGAGGGCGCTTCGGTCGCGTCGCATCTCCCGAGCGGCACGAGCCCGATTGCTGGAGTGCCAGGCGGATCAGCAGCTCGCAGAGCTTGTCCAGGTCGGGCGGTTCGTGGAACTCGGCGCGGATTGTCAGCTCGCGCTCGCTCTGCTGACGCTGCCCGGTCTTCCGTTCATAGCGGCGCGCCACGACTCACACCTCGCCGGTCTCCGGGTCGACGCCCGCGAAGAAGGCATCCTCTGCCTCCTGGCGCGCGTCCACCATGTCGATCACGAACCGAACGAAGTCCTCATCGCGATCCGTGATCGGCGAGTCCTCGATGGGTTGCGCGGGGTCTTCACCGGGCCAGCTCGTCTGGCGAGTCGGGCGGTCCCTTTCGAGCCGAGTGCCGCACGCCGCCACCCAGTCGCGAAGGCGGGCGCGGCTATCGGCGAAGTCGCGGTGCCAGCCGAGCGGTGCGGACCCGTTCTGCTCCGGGTCGTACGCGCACAGCCAGTGCAGGTGTAGCGCCGACAGCTCCCAGAGGAGTTCGGGGTGGCGGTGCCCGTACGGCGGTACGACGCTTGCGGGAAGTCCGTAGGTGTGGCGGAGCCAGTCCACCCAGCGGTTCAGTTCGAGCAACTCGGCTTCGAGATCGTTGGCGGTCAGCAGGTTCCAGTTGACCGGGTGCGGCGGCTCGGGCACGTCGAATCGAGGTGATGCCGGGCCTGCCTCGGGCGGCGTGTCGTCGTGCTCTGGGAAGAACTGATCGGTCATGGCGAAGTCGCTCACATTCCGATGGCGGTCGCGTTGGACGGCGCAGCCTGCTGCGGAGCGGCGAAAGCCGTTGCGTCCCGGCCGGAAGTGCGTTCGCTGCGGTCCACCTCGTAGCGGGTTCGGGCCAGGTCGTGACCGATGCGCGTTGCGATGAACTCCTCGCCTTCGTACCGCTGGCCGCCTCGCTCGTAGGAGTAGTCGCGCACCCGTCCGTCGGCGATGATGTTGTCGCCCTTGGCGAGCCGCTCGGCTCCCTGCTCAGCAGCACCGCGATACGCGATGAGATCGTGGAAGGTCGTCTCGAACTGCGTGAAGGTGTTATCGGGCTCCTTGCGGTAGTGCTCGATCCCGACCTTCATGTACAGACGCGCGTCACCGCGCTCGGTGTAACTGAGCTGCGGGTCCGAGGCGACGAAACCGGAAATGGACTGGTGGGTGCGAATGGCCATGATGGCGT
This window of the Rhodococcus pyridinivorans genome carries:
- a CDS encoding single-stranded DNA-binding protein produces the protein MAIRTHQSISGFVASDPQLSYTERGDARLYMKVGIEHYRKEPDNTFTQFETTFHDLIAYRGAAEQGAERLAKGDNIIADGRVRDYSYERGGQRYEGEEFIATRIGHDLARTRYEVDRSERTSGRDATAFAAPQQAAPSNATAIGM